The segment ttttggcgTTTGCAATgcccttatttttatttttattttgtcaaagaaataataataaaaaaaatgaaatgtggaaagaaaaagaatttctccctatgttaatgtatgaatttaaagaaaattagctggaaaaattatttcttcttaattgATCAATCAGTCTCGGAGATTAATGgtcaatatacaaaataaaattattatagtttgtGGGATAATGTTATGtacacaaaagatatttttatttaacatgaaaaaaaaaatcgatttttctgaacagtttgcattttttcaatttcttttaaatcattttgattttattcgttGTTggcagtttcttttaaatttaataccgAACAAATGAAagattaactgattttttttatgccgATCTTGCTAACGGCAAAATTTTCTAACCAGAGCAGATCTTAAAAGGATTAAGCAAGAACAATACATCCCATTAAGATTTGTCACGTCTTCAGTTGTTCGAAAGAGTTGCTTtcatctatcttttttttatttacttttgaaatttcttattttaatgccatttttatgAACCATTTAATATTAGGTTAAGtagttattatttagttttaaaaacctTAATATACTAATGTCTATTGACATTTTTCTTTGccaacattgatttaaaaaatataaataattccataTCCCACGATTTTCCTGTTTCTTTTTTTGAATGcgtaatatttctgtaaattttctaCCTTTTAACAGATTCTGCCAGAGTACTTAAAACacttatcttattattattaaggttatcattctcttttaatttctctgtccttatttttactaataataaaagagaatatgtgTGTATAGCGCTCTAAAGATAGACCGTTTGGCCTTGAGATATCGATTtgacatatatactttggaggatggaaATGTACAACTCGAaatgatttctgaatttttaatttgaattttacttttctacGATAACTCTCAAGTATATTACTGCGAAAAACCTATTCatgcatcatttaaaaatgttgtttattgattcaattaaagtgtaattttttcctgaattttgaccattttttaaaaaatatttttccataattttaaacaatgaattttctatttttaatggaattaaataattttcattgctttagttagtattttaattgcatgattttcttcctttgttcaagttatgaaaaatgagaaattgaAATTACTTTCCTGAAAAATGATAACATACAATGTGAGATAGTACCAAGACACTTAAGTTTTTAATGGTACCATAAAGTGTGTCATGAGATGTGAGCGAAATGGTCCTTGAGTACATGAAACGAAACAggtgtaaggcttttaaaataacatggccttaatgtctatcacaatttgaagcttaaaaatactgTGTAGACTGAATTATGAAAATCAAGCTAAGAGCAAAACATTTAATGGGATTAAACGGAACCTGTATTCTCGGCGAAgcaactggtcgccaaaagcggttaataaaaaaagagaatcttTAAATGTCTGTGTGTTATCACTCTACAGAGCAGATGGTTTGatttaaaagcatcaaaatgtGGCATGTATATGTTACTTGCAAGTATGCGTATGTGAacggtttttataattttaaattgaattttgattaatttaaaattgaggtTATTTTTCAACtctaacttccaaaaatattattatgtaaaaaataatattcacaccgttttaaaatttgaaaaaatttccttttaataaggCCAATTTAAGCGAATAAataactaaatgatttttttttctgaacttggCAGGGAAATTAAAACTGTTCTCAGTGTTTTAACTAATATTAatagcatgattttcttccattggaataaactaaggaagaaagattcttcTTTGTATctatgtattttaagaaataagaaaatgatgtgcaatagaaataatttttgatgcattatGATGCTTTACGACACCACTTCATCAAGAAGTCTCTTCTGCACAATCAACAAAACACGCATGAGACTTAAAAAGATACTGCTGTGTTAGACATCTGACAACCAGCTGTGTCGCTCGctatatcaattatatttaattcaggaaaaaccattttgatataacttcatatccgtAACTCCACTAATTGTTAAACATtaaagcagtgttattttaatcatttttcttattttctgtctATTGTGTTAATAAAACTTTCTAATGGAAATCAGTCTCATTATATCATATTGCTATTTAAAACATAAACGTTCTTTTTAAAATGGTTCATCTATCTTCATTTGAggtattataattatgtttatcgttttgtaaacttttttgatattaatCAGAATCTTTCCTTTGCTTTCAACAATGGGAAAAagtcatgcgattaaatatttaacgaaacagtgaaaatgatttgaattttagggtaataatgtaatctattgttggaagtatagcaaaaaaactttttttttaaaaaattgacaaaatctaGGAAAAGTTTGCAAgcatattaaattgttattattagaaagaagttttttaaatattgaagaagcttgaaattcgtttttatgaaatgatattttcgggagttataatatttataactctcgttataatatatatattatttaatgtaattaataatagttataacatttaatgtaattattttattagttattattatattttttaattatttattttttagagtttaatttaattttactttggtTTAGTTTACAAGCTCTAGTTTTTTCGttcaattactttttcaaattataatcagCTGTCATTTAAATTcgaagcattctttttttttttatgtttacaaattCGCTTGCAAGTAAATGCAGTCCAGATTGTTTTGTATTTGAATGTCTGATTTACATGTCAACAGCCGTGACAagctttgattgaaaatatttatactatatattatatatttaaagatttgtaaatttttcttactatttttcttaaaatcatttttaaattaattttttttccacatatgaGATAAATGACACCAATTCTGTTGAAAGTTAAacgttatgaatttgtaataatattagtTACTTGAAAAACgtttatacagggtgtctcaaaaaccttgaccgcggcttttattccttaaatattgatcacagacatatactgtaaattacaaagtttcgtaacaaaaaaaggtgcaaaattttatgaaatcgattaaaattttcaggggattaaactttaaaaaatacaaaagttaaatttttattcggaccccgtacaaaaaaatttccagtgAGTAAAATTtaccccatcctctaataaggttatacaaaatttcagaattttatcatgaaaactctcaaagatatattaaaacaaagttggtgaagggtcaatcacaaattaaaatgcaaatgtttacagtttCAGCGCAGacgacgcgacgcaggaatgcattataaggaaataaaatatgctttatatctttagttttaaatacaaattttaaaaactatgcttcctgaaaaatactttaaaattttatatcatgaattacagaatatagcttaaaaatagcacagtcaatgaacttgtcaagaaaacttatgtaatcttacctttaagtaattttttcttatgaaatctttcctttaagttattatttctacagatttttagtacttttgaaccaataaataacaaaattattatttatttattcaatcattactttctttgttaatttgtgtacgacccctaaaacacaaatatccgacatgatttttcctctttgcgaactcatatccaggcatcgaaaagtggtttaagtcagcatttatgtagtttcatatctctgagactttttgtgataaattgctgaaattttgtacatgacattataagaggatggggcacatttcactcactgggattttttttgtacgggttccgtgtaaaaatttaaattttgtacttttttaagtttaatcccctgaaaatttttatcgatttcataatgttttacacctttttttacacaactttgtaagttacagtatatgtctatgatcaatatttaaggaataaaagccgcgggcaaggtttttgagacaccctgtatggagatgaaataaaaaccaataaaaacacacacacacacctagtTTTGAAAGTTGAGGAGAGAGGAGCGGACCTTGAATATTTCTTTGCTCGTAAATTCCAACAAGAATTAATTGGCAATGTTTTTGGGTTATTGTTAGTAATGTTAATATAGagaatgataaaacattttttaattacaaatgcttaaaaattctaatttaaagcaaattttgttgaaataattttttaacacgaTAATATCTATAAATTGGCATAATATTGTTAGATTGCAACATGCTCTTCTGAATAAATTGCGATACCTAGAGTTCCTAAAATTGACGGCCAGTTTCTCCTCTAATTAGTATGCGCTcactaagaaaagatttttttaaactgtaattagattttttaaattaagattaatcgAAGTTTTCTAATTCTTTCtcaataatttgaaacttattatcaaagaaaaattattttatttccctttaaaacttaaaatatacacatacacacatacgcGCGAGCACATACACAGACACAACTTTTCAGAGTGTAGATTTTATTCCACTGCAGTTTCTTCTCTAATTTAAGTAAGactctaaaaacattttcatgcataatttaacatttattagtTTGATTATTCCATCTCAAGACTCATCCATTGCTACGatgttaaatacatattttacgaTCTCGTTATCGTTACTATAcagttaagagtaaattttaaaaataaaattaagatcgatgaataaagcttaaaatattatcatgctacaatgttcaaatttcataactttttttaattacatgtgtATTAGAAAAGTTTTGTGCCGGATGCGTTGCcttatacaaattaatatttctaataaattaatgatatttttttcaaattaaattatttaaagataaaatttactgAAACCCTTTACATTcattttggtttgaaatttctTACCCATTCGATTGctgccatcatttttttttaaagttcatttaaaaatattcttgcaaaaatatcttaatgcttgccatagttttttttccttcaaataataaaaaaaagaactttattatttatagatatgcatttttttccgttacaattcatacataaaaaagaatattaaagatgAATATCCAGGTGAATTTACTTTGTAGGATGTTATTATTCTTATTACAGAATTTTCCATTATATGAGGCCTGGATTAATCTTGGCATCCGAAACTATCGTCTGCCCGAGAAAAATTATCGTCTGTTTTATGTCGCAATTTATTGCTTgttgttcttttatattttatagaatggcAACAGTCATAATTTTCCCTACTTTTcaaaagcttttctttttttccgaATACGAATacggaagaaaatataaaaatatgtttatttactaatctatttaatgaaaatatattaatgcagaatagaaaatatgaatcaaagctattttaaatgcttaaatgcttttcaaatattGGTAAGCATATTTTTTCATCCTAATGTTATTAGAATGTTCTACTTTACTTTTGTAAAGGGTAAAATTGCTTTTACcaatgttcaaaaaaaaaaaaaaattttaaaaatggtaaattccagaaaatgttttgtatttaaaatgggTTAAAAAACTGattcctttaattttatgttgatcatccgtataaaattttatttaaattgtttgtctcaaaatatgaaatgagtaaattttaaaagtagtttatgaatggatttcaacaatttctttcatagtttaattcaatttcaatctttcatgtataattttctttattcacttTATTCCATTGTTCTTTAAATATGGGGAATTGTAGTCTCAATTGATAgtcagaatttttgattttttttttctttctttttcgaatttataatttCCGTACTGTAAAGTATTGGCATCTTTgccaaaatttttaagaaaaaaaatatataattacgaGATTTACTATGGCATTTAGTATAGTTAACTATGTAGAGCATTCTTGAGCATTGATAGTATAGACACTTGCATattgtgaaattttctttttctgaatgaaGCAAAAATATGGGCAAAAGTTTTTTTAGTCGGTATTGAATAACTTAACACCGTATGAATTCTTTTTACTTCCACCAACCATCTATTTCCTGTTAACTGTTCCTTATCTCCATCATCTGTTTGTGCTTAAACTTCAAGTTATAATCTAATATTCGAATGATTAAGAGAAAACTCACTATTTACGtcaaaatgtcttatttattttgttgaatttttaaatgtaaagaaaaataatcaatagaaaagaaaGGTATAAATGCAAGGACTTAGAATCTATCCAGAAATAAgagaaaaggatattttttaagtattgagaaattaaattactttttaaattttcggCAAATTAAAACAGTATTAAGTAACATTATGaattaatgtagttttatttatatgtaatgttttcaaaaatgtatatccTTTTCAACAAtgcaatcatttgaaaatatatgtgcatattatcacattaaaattctaaattatttaaaatgctgaatgaattttttttctgcagtaatttttaggaattttgaaatgttgtcgCAATTATATGTCAAATCGAAAAGCTTTCATGCGCAATTCTATttgtgataaattattatttactttaaaaaatgattatatcaaTAATGAAGAACTGGTTGGTTTATATTTATAgttgatatttgaataaaattgctatttatatcaattatagTTTTTCAGAATTCTAATGTTATTATGTTAAAAACAAAAGGAAGGGAAAAGaagacaataaattaaaagaattacttaattttttgataattatttgtttCTCATATCAATTTTATCCGACTACAACCTATTTACTATTTGTTCAATATGAATTTACatgaatgtaaataattcatttatttgtcaAATTACATTTAAGTTAAACTGTACTTATTTTATGCATCTGTTGCGGAATTTTCATTGCCAGATTAACACAATTCTTCTGTTACTAAAGTTTAGTTATAATGTAATGTTTAGCAATATTTCTACGAAAAAAGAGTTGGTCAGAATACATTTCTTAAGCTCTGTACTTTAGTAATATAGTTTTCAGAATGCTTGATAGTTTtctagaaacttttaatttatctagaattaagtaaaaaattgttttaatcttgaaatcttgcttaaatgaaaaaatagttaTGTACTgcggaaatattttctttcatttggaaATTTTACTATAAGgaacttaaaacatttattatttgtcaACATTTACTAGGTCTGggtgaattgtaaaattatttcaagttgtTCTTTTATGCTCAGAATGTAtagtgaaaatgttaaaataatattttcattgcacCATAAATGCTCAAAATACcaagaaattgaaatgttttaaatagttgCAAATAATTTAACTTGTATTCTCTGTACTACGGTGTTAAGGGATTCCTTAACATATAGACGTAGGTGATGatacatttaatacaaaatcaaTAGTAAGCAAGTTCAACAAGCATAGTGTGGTTTATTTAAGATTATGAATAATCGTATCATCTAGCTCATTTAATATCGCCAAAATgtcaaaagctttatttttattatcttgataCAAATGTATCAAACATCTTAATCCAAAACTAGTAGGctataatataatgtatatatttaatatgcattagtgattactattattattttaagatagcTAAAACTGGATTGGCgatgttgaataaataaaatttagtgcctcttatttgcatcattttttccATATCAATAAGAGGCTAACACagcatcaattttattatttattttttaaataggtgCACACAAAACAACAGAGtgaagaaacataaataaataaataaacattttttttttttgaaattcacattaaAATGCTCCTTACAAATCAgacattttatattcataaaagtacATTATAGAtgagtatttttttctaaacaactaacaaaaaaatgtaaagctttGCCGTCTAAATAGAAAGGCAAAGCATTGCATTcttattgaacaaataatttatatttttcgtaaTCGAATATATTAAGTTGAGAAATATAtacattcttatttcaaaattgagcATATACTGCTTGTACTTGCCTTTTAAACATACCAATAAAagacatcaaaaataaataatgtctaaAATTGTTATATGCCTAAAGGAAGTGgtaaattttgttcttttcttaGAAAAGAAACCTTTTGTTGAtgcagtaaatgaaaaaaatgtacattcttTCTACTTCTGCTCAAGAAAAGGTACTAAAAATGTCAGTCCAGCTGACAATTATACTACCAGTAACCGAACTACAGAAaagtaattctattttaaataggCTGTTCCCTAATCACAGTGTAGGGTCTTAACAAAAAGCTTTTTTACCAACACATAAAAAGATGACGTAGGATTGTTTTAGAGTGGGTTATTTTTTTCCATGTCAGCAATTTGAGCTTTATCTGATCATGGAAACAACCCAAAGTCTGCTCACATGAGCTTTTGGAAATTGCAAAGTCCATCAGGATGTCTAAGAACTTTTCTCCTGAAATCCTTGAGCATTTCCAGATTCAGATGAGTAGGCTACTGGCTGGAAACCAGCACTTTCAAAAGCTGCGCTGTAAGATTTACCTTGTGCAGGCTGGAAAGACACCGAATAGGAGGTTTCTGTGTTTCTGGATGAATCTGCATTATAATTGCTATGTTCTTTTGAGGATTTTGAAGCGGGATAAGATTCGGAACTTCTGTCATCTGAAGACATGTAAAGAGCACTGTTGCTGGCTCCATAAGATGGTTGCTTGTTGTTTGAATTTCCATAATTTCTGCCATTATTACCTGATGGGCTGTATACTGCGGCCGATGGACTGGCGCCACTAGCATAGAGATCGCCATAGTTTCCTCCATTGGATCCGCTATTTAAAGATGCCAGAAGGCTACTTGCTGCAGCGCTAGATCCATATCCTTCTGCTCCACCATTGGCACCAAAGTATGAGCTGCTGCCTTCAGATCCATACATTCCACTGTTACTATTGCCATCTAAAGAAAAAACTGGTCCACTTGTACCACCGTTGGATCCATGATAGAGTCCACTGCTAGGACTCCCACTGGAGCCGTAAAGTCCGCCACTCGAAAGACCGGAACCAGAGTACATCCCACCATTGGATCCATCGCTGCCAGAGAATAATCCGCTCGATCCTCCTGAAGAGCTAAAAAGGCCACTACTGACTCCACTTCCTGAGGAGAACAATCCTCCTGAAGGACTGTTTCCTGAGGAAAAGATACCGCTGCTTGCAGGTCCGCCTGCTCCATACAGTGCGCTGGCCGCATCAGCAGAAGAACCATATAGTCCACTAGTACCTCCAGTGAAGTGTCCTGCGCTGGCACTTTCGCTAGCATACAGTCCATTATTGGAACCTACTCCACCAGCATTGGGACTGTAACTCATAAAGGAACCTGCTGCACCCGGAGAAGATCCTCCTGCAGACTGCAAGTATTGTGGGCTTCCAGCTTCAGAATTTCCGTAGTACGGTTTGTAGTATTTCTGAAGTTGTCGCAGAGGCACAGAGATAGCCTTGTAACCGTTAGCACCACCGAACATAGGCTTGGCACCGTATTCACCAGCAGCATATGATAGACCTCCAGTTGGATTGTAGTAAGGTTTTACATATTGTCTTCTGTTCATAAAAGACTTAACCCAGTGCTTAACTTTGTCGGTCAGTCCGAAAGAAGGTGGCCTGTATAAGTTTCTTAGCATGTTGACATATCCTCCCCCGTTAGCTCCAGAACCGGCACCCATCATTTGGTATCCGCCAGTGTTTCCCCCATAGATATTGCCCATAGACATAGCAGGATAACTAGACATGAGTTGTTGAGCTATTCCACCTTGTCTGAATTCTGCGTCATCTGAATCTGTCTCTGTCAGATTTTCGGCCACTTCTGAAGAGTGAGATGTCGTTAATACGATCGCCCATATAAAAAGGCTGAACAAaacctataaaaaataaagaagatgaaTATTAagctacattttaaataaaagcattaagtattttttaattctccaATAGGATGTCGTAATATATAccttaattcataaaattatagattattgtTAATCTATGCTTCGATTTCATAaagacacattttaaaattcgatttatatatatatatatatatatatatatatatatatatatatatatatatatatatatatatatatatatatatatatatatatatatatatatatatatatatatatatatgtttttcaaagaatattataatCTAATGCATGATAatgaaattgtgaaatattttacaaattcttcttgttccttttttttttcaacatttattgtcaaaaaaaaaaaccctcaacgACTTTCTTTTTGTCATATTAGGTAATTATCTGCtgtattatttaagatatttttaaaatctaaatttcttattttgaattaaatgaagcCCGATGTTCTAAGTATTATTATCTTCTCCCACGGGGGTGGA is part of the Argiope bruennichi chromosome 10, qqArgBrue1.1, whole genome shotgun sequence genome and harbors:
- the LOC129987801 gene encoding uncharacterized transmembrane protein DDB_G0289901-like, with the translated sequence MSRVSLKVLFSLFIWAIVLTTSHSSEVAENLTETDSDDAEFRQGGIAQQLMSSYPAMSMGNIYGGNTGGYQMMGAGSGANGGGYVNMLRNLYRPPSFGLTDKVKHWVKSFMNRRQYVKPYYNPTGGLSYAAGEYGAKPMFGGANGYKAISVPLRQLQKYYKPYYGNSEAGSPQYLQSAGGSSPGAAGSFMSYSPNAGGVGSNNGLYASESASAGHFTGGTSGLYGSSADAASALYGAGGPASSGIFSSGNSPSGGLFSSGSGVSSGLFSSSGGSSGLFSGSDGSNGGMYSGSGLSSGGLYGSSGSPSSGLYHGSNGGTSGPVFSLDGNSNSGMYGSEGSSSYFGANGGAEGYGSSAAASSLLASLNSGSNGGNYGDLYASGASPSAAVYSPSGNNGRNYGNSNNKQPSYGASNSALYMSSDDRSSESYPASKSSKEHSNYNADSSRNTETSYSVSFQPAQGKSYSAAFESAGFQPVAYSSESGNAQGFQEKSS